The following are encoded together in the Pseudomonas sp. IB20 genome:
- the thiS gene encoding sulfur carrier protein ThiS has translation MRIQLNGESFELPDGETVAALLTRLDLTGRRVAVELNLDIVPRSLHVETALTEGDQVEVVHAIGGG, from the coding sequence ATGCGCATTCAGTTGAACGGCGAATCCTTTGAACTGCCCGACGGTGAAACCGTTGCGGCCCTGCTGACCCGTCTGGACCTGACCGGGCGTCGCGTCGCAGTGGAGCTCAACCTGGATATCGTCCCGCGTAGCCTGCACGTCGAAACCGCGCTCACCGAAGGTGATCAGGTCGAAGTGGTCCACGCCATCGGTGGCGGCTAG
- a CDS encoding DUF4426 domain-containing protein, whose amino-acid sequence MSRLAVFLLTACLGASAMAADTIDGNRQKEFGDITVHYNTFTSSFLQPETAQAVGVVRSKNKGLINVTVVKGVTPVAAQVTGTIKDLGGKTEILTFKQITEKGGINYLAPYSVPQREYKTFTINVETGGKAHSFQFNQELFPAE is encoded by the coding sequence ATGAGTCGTTTGGCTGTATTCCTGCTCACCGCGTGCCTGGGCGCCAGCGCCATGGCGGCGGACACTATCGACGGTAATCGCCAGAAAGAATTCGGCGATATCACCGTGCATTACAACACCTTCACCTCCAGCTTCCTGCAACCGGAAACCGCCCAGGCAGTTGGCGTTGTGCGCAGCAAGAACAAAGGTTTGATCAATGTAACCGTGGTCAAGGGCGTGACCCCTGTGGCGGCGCAAGTGACCGGCACCATCAAGGATTTGGGCGGCAAGACCGAGATATTGACGTTCAAGCAAATCACCGAGAAAGGCGGAATCAACTACCTCGCGCCCTACTCCGTGCCGCAGCGTGAATACAAGACGTTTACCATCAACGTTGAAACCGGCGGAAAAGCCCATAGCTTCCAATTCAACCAAGAACTGTTTCCGGCCGAATAA
- a CDS encoding thiazole synthase encodes MSIVRSDKPFVLAGRTYQSRLLVGTGKYRDMEETRLAIEASGAEIVTFAVRRTNLGQIEGEPNLLEVLSPDRYTFLPNTAGCYDAIEAVRTCRLARELLDGHNLVKLEVLADQKTLFPNVIETLKAAETLVKEGFDVMVYTSDDPIIARQLAEIGCIAVMPLAGLIGSGLGICNPYNLQIILEEAKIPVLVDAGVGTASDATIAMELGCDAVLMNSAIAHAQQPIMMAEAMNHAIVAGRLAYLAGRMPKKLYASASSPLDGLIK; translated from the coding sequence ATGAGCATCGTTCGTAGCGACAAGCCCTTCGTCCTGGCCGGTCGCACCTACCAGTCCCGTCTGCTGGTCGGCACCGGCAAGTACCGTGACATGGAAGAAACCCGCCTGGCCATCGAAGCCTCGGGTGCCGAGATCGTCACCTTCGCCGTGCGCCGTACCAACCTCGGCCAGATCGAAGGCGAGCCGAACCTGCTCGAAGTGCTGTCGCCGGATCGCTACACTTTCTTGCCGAACACCGCCGGTTGCTACGACGCCATCGAAGCCGTGCGCACTTGCCGCCTGGCCCGTGAGCTGCTCGACGGCCACAACCTGGTGAAGCTGGAAGTGCTGGCCGACCAGAAAACCCTGTTCCCCAACGTGATCGAAACCCTCAAGGCCGCCGAAACGCTGGTCAAGGAAGGTTTCGACGTGATGGTCTACACCAGCGATGACCCGATCATTGCCCGCCAACTGGCGGAAATCGGTTGCATCGCGGTGATGCCGCTGGCTGGCCTGATCGGTTCCGGCCTGGGTATCTGCAATCCGTATAACCTGCAGATCATCCTCGAAGAAGCCAAGATCCCGGTGCTGGTGGATGCGGGCGTGGGCACTGCCTCCGACGCCACCATCGCCATGGAACTGGGCTGCGATGCGGTGCTGATGAACTCGGCCATCGCCCATGCCCAGCAGCCGATCATGATGGCCGAAGCCATGAATCACGCGATCGTCGCAGGCCGCTTGGCCTACCTCGCCGGCCGCATGCCGAAAAAACTGTACGCCAGCGCCTCCTCGCCGCTGGATGGTCTGATCAAGTAA
- the trmB gene encoding tRNA (guanosine(46)-N7)-methyltransferase TrmB, protein MTESNETPNTVEEGDESKHRRIKSFVMRAGRMTEGQQKGLEQGTPLFVLPLADAPVDYDQVFGRSAPRSLEIGFGMGHSLLEMAAASPEQDFIGVEVHRPGVGALLNGVLTQGLTNLRVYDCDAIEVLNRCIADNSLDRLMLFFPDPWHKSRHHKRRIVQASFAELVRSKLKVGGILHMATDWEPYAEYMLEVMNVAPGYRNLAEDGKCVPRPAERPITKFERRGERLGHGVWDLKFEKLA, encoded by the coding sequence ATGACTGAATCAAACGAAACGCCGAACACCGTGGAAGAAGGCGACGAGTCCAAGCACCGCCGCATCAAGAGTTTTGTGATGCGCGCCGGTCGCATGACCGAAGGCCAGCAAAAGGGCTTGGAGCAGGGCACGCCGCTGTTCGTATTGCCATTGGCCGACGCGCCAGTGGATTACGACCAGGTGTTCGGCCGTTCGGCCCCGCGTTCCCTCGAAATCGGTTTCGGCATGGGCCACTCCCTGTTGGAAATGGCCGCAGCCTCGCCGGAGCAGGACTTCATCGGTGTGGAAGTACACCGCCCGGGTGTCGGCGCGCTGCTCAACGGCGTGCTCACCCAGGGCCTGACTAACCTGCGGGTCTATGACTGCGACGCGATTGAAGTGCTCAACCGCTGCATCGCCGACAACAGCCTCGACCGCCTGATGCTGTTCTTCCCGGACCCTTGGCACAAATCCCGTCACCACAAGCGCCGTATCGTCCAGGCGTCCTTCGCGGAACTGGTGCGCAGCAAGTTGAAAGTCGGCGGCATCCTGCACATGGCCACCGACTGGGAACCGTACGCGGAATACATGCTGGAAGTGATGAACGTCGCCCCTGGCTACCGCAACCTGGCCGAAGACGGCAAATGCGTGCCACGCCCGGCTGAGCGCCCGATCACCAAGTTCGAACGCCGCGGCGAGCGGTTGGGGCATGGGGTTTGGGATTTGAAGTTCGAGAAATTGGCGTAA
- the mtgA gene encoding monofunctional biosynthetic peptidoglycan transglycosylase: MLRLLFKRFLKVVKWFAIGSVLLVLLFRVVPPPFTALMVERKVESWIDGEPIDLQRTWVAWDEISDDLKVAVMAGEDQRFPQHWGFDFGAIQAALLHNERGGSIRGASTLSQQVSKNLFLWAGRSYLRKGLEAWFTGLIEVFWPKQRILEVYLNSVEWDEGVFGAEAAARHHFGVSAKALSRQQASYLAAVLPNPRVWSASHPTAYVARRAAWIRQQMSQLGGDGYLVELNNSRKAPWSD, encoded by the coding sequence ATGCTGCGTCTCCTCTTCAAGCGTTTTCTCAAAGTCGTGAAATGGTTTGCCATCGGCAGTGTGCTGCTGGTGCTGCTGTTTCGTGTCGTGCCGCCACCGTTCACCGCGCTAATGGTGGAGCGCAAGGTCGAATCCTGGATCGACGGCGAGCCGATCGACCTGCAACGCACGTGGGTGGCGTGGGACGAGATCTCCGATGACCTCAAAGTGGCGGTGATGGCCGGTGAAGACCAGCGCTTCCCGCAGCACTGGGGTTTTGATTTTGGCGCGATTCAGGCGGCGCTGCTGCACAACGAGCGCGGCGGTTCGATTCGCGGCGCCAGCACGTTGAGCCAACAGGTGTCGAAGAACCTGTTCCTGTGGGCCGGGCGCAGTTACTTGCGCAAAGGCCTGGAGGCTTGGTTTACCGGGTTGATCGAAGTGTTCTGGCCCAAGCAGCGGATTCTTGAGGTGTACCTCAACAGCGTGGAGTGGGATGAAGGTGTTTTCGGCGCAGAAGCGGCGGCGCGGCATCACTTTGGGGTGAGTGCCAAGGCGCTTTCTCGCCAGCAGGCCAGCTATTTGGCGGCGGTGTTGCCGAACCCACGGGTGTGGAGTGCCAGCCATCCGACCGCGTATGTGGCGCGGCGAGCGGCGTGGATTCGCCAGCAGATGAGCCAATTGGGCGGGGATGGTTATCTGGTGGAGTTGAACAACTCTCGCAAGGCACCTTGGTCCGACTGA
- the metX gene encoding homoserine O-succinyltransferase MetX produces the protein MPTAFPPDSVGLVVPQMAHFSEPLALACGRSLPAYDLIYETYGQLNATASNAVLICHALSGHHHAAGFHSADERKPGWWDSCIGPGKPIDTNKFFVVSLNNLGGCNGSTGPSSLNPETGKPFGADFPVLTVEDWVHSQARLADLLGIGQWAAVIGGSLGGMQALQWTITYPDRVRHCLAIASAPKLSAQNIAFNEVARQAILTDPEFHGGSFQEAGVIPKRGLMLARMVGHITYLSDDSMGEKFGRGLKSEKLNYDFHSVEFQVESYLRYQGEEFSGRFDANTYLLMTKALDYFDPAANFNDDLAKTFEGATAKFCVMSFTTDWRFSPARSRELVDALMAAKKDVCYLEIDAPQGHDAFLIPIPRYLQAFRNYMNRISL, from the coding sequence ATGCCAACTGCCTTCCCCCCCGATTCTGTTGGACTGGTCGTGCCCCAAATGGCGCACTTCAGCGAACCGCTGGCCCTGGCCTGCGGTCGTTCGCTGCCGGCCTATGACCTGATCTACGAAACCTACGGCCAACTGAACGCCACGGCGAGCAACGCCGTGCTGATCTGCCACGCCTTATCCGGGCACCATCACGCCGCGGGTTTCCACAGTGCCGACGAGCGCAAGCCCGGCTGGTGGGACAGCTGCATCGGCCCCGGCAAACCCATCGACACCAATAAATTCTTTGTGGTCAGCCTGAACAACCTCGGCGGCTGCAACGGCTCCACCGGCCCCAGCAGCCTCAACCCGGAAACCGGCAAACCGTTCGGCGCGGATTTCCCGGTACTGACCGTGGAAGACTGGGTGCACAGCCAGGCGCGCCTGGCTGACCTGCTGGGCATCGGCCAATGGGCCGCGGTGATCGGCGGCAGCCTGGGCGGCATGCAGGCGCTGCAATGGACCATCACCTACCCAGACCGCGTACGCCATTGCCTGGCCATCGCCTCGGCACCCAAACTCTCGGCGCAGAACATCGCCTTCAACGAAGTGGCACGCCAGGCGATCCTCACTGACCCCGAGTTCCACGGTGGTTCGTTCCAGGAAGCGGGCGTGATCCCCAAACGTGGCTTGATGCTGGCGCGAATGGTCGGGCACATCACTTACCTGTCCGATGACTCCATGGGCGAGAAATTCGGCCGTGGGCTCAAGAGCGAGAAGCTCAACTACGACTTCCACAGCGTCGAGTTCCAGGTGGAAAGCTACCTGCGTTATCAGGGCGAGGAGTTTTCCGGGCGTTTCGACGCCAATACCTACTTGCTGATGACTAAGGCGTTGGACTATTTCGACCCGGCCGCCAACTTCAACGATGACTTGGCGAAAACCTTCGAGGGCGCCACGGCCAAGTTCTGCGTGATGTCGTTCACCACCGACTGGCGCTTCTCGCCGGCCCGCTCGCGGGAACTGGTGGATGCCTTGATGGCCGCCAAGAAAGACGTCTGCTACCTGGAGATCGATGCTCCGCAAGGCCACGACGCCTTCCTGATCCCGATCCCGCGTTACTTGCAGGCCTTTCGCAACTACATGAACCGCATTTCTTTGTGA
- the proC gene encoding pyrroline-5-carboxylate reductase, producing MSNTRIAFIGAGNMAASLIGGLRAKGLEATQIRASDPGADTRARVSTEHGIETFADNAEAIQGVDVIVLAVKPQAMKAVCESLRPSLQPHQLVVSIAAGITCASMNTWLGAQPIVRCMPNTPALLRQGVSGLYATSEVSAEQRDQAQELLSAVGIAVWLEQEQQLDAVTAVSGSGPAYFFLLIEAMTAAGVKLGLPHEVAEQLAEQTALGAAKMAVGSDVDAAELRRRVTSPGGTTQAAIESFQAGGFEALVEKALGAAAHRSAEMAEQLGK from the coding sequence ATGAGCAACACGCGTATTGCCTTTATCGGCGCCGGTAACATGGCGGCCAGCCTGATCGGTGGCTTACGGGCCAAAGGCCTCGAAGCCACACAGATCCGCGCCAGCGACCCAGGCGCCGACACCCGCGCCCGCGTCAGCACCGAGCACGGTATTGAAACCTTTGCCGACAACGCTGAGGCCATCCAAGGCGTTGACGTGATCGTACTGGCGGTCAAGCCGCAGGCCATGAAGGCGGTGTGTGAGAGCCTGCGCCCGAGCCTGCAGCCGCATCAGTTGGTGGTCTCCATCGCCGCCGGTATCACCTGTGCCAGCATGAACACCTGGCTGGGCGCCCAGCCGATCGTGCGTTGCATGCCCAACACCCCGGCGCTGCTGCGCCAGGGCGTGAGTGGTTTGTACGCTACGTCCGAAGTGAGCGCCGAACAACGTGACCAGGCTCAAGAACTGCTGTCCGCCGTGGGCATCGCCGTGTGGCTGGAACAGGAACAGCAACTGGATGCGGTCACCGCCGTCTCCGGTAGCGGCCCGGCCTACTTCTTCCTGCTGATCGAAGCCATGACTGCCGCTGGCGTGAAACTGGGCCTGCCACACGAAGTGGCTGAGCAACTGGCTGAGCAAACCGCGCTGGGCGCTGCGAAGATGGCCGTTGGCAGCGACGTGGACGCCGCCGAGTTGCGCCGCCGCGTAACCTCGCCGGGCGGCACCACGCAGGCCGCCATCGAATCGTTCCAGGCCGGGGGCTTTGAAGCCCTGGTGGAAAAAGCCCTCGGCGCCGCCGCGCATCGCTCGGCAGAAATGGCCGAACAACTGGGCAAGTAG
- a CDS encoding YggS family pyridoxal phosphate-dependent enzyme: MSTIADNIGLVSERIRAAAHAVQRDESSIHLLAVSKTKPAQAVREAYAAGMRDFGENYLQEALGKQAELTDLPLSWHFIGPIQSNKTRAIAENFAWVHSVDRLKIAQRLSEQRPAELPPLNICIQVNVSGEASKSGCTPADLPALANAISALPRLTLRGLMAIPEPTDDRAEQDAAFATVRDLQASLNLGLDTLSMGMSHDLESAIAQGATWVRIGTALFGARDYGQP, from the coding sequence ATGTCGACGATAGCAGACAACATTGGCCTGGTTAGCGAGCGGATCCGCGCCGCGGCCCACGCCGTGCAACGTGACGAAAGCAGTATTCACCTGCTGGCCGTGAGCAAGACCAAACCTGCACAAGCCGTGCGCGAAGCCTATGCCGCCGGAATGCGTGATTTTGGCGAGAACTACCTGCAGGAAGCCTTGGGCAAACAGGCCGAATTAACCGACCTGCCCTTGAGTTGGCACTTCATCGGCCCCATTCAATCGAACAAGACTCGTGCGATCGCCGAGAACTTCGCTTGGGTGCATTCCGTGGACCGCTTGAAAATCGCTCAACGTTTGTCCGAACAACGCCCGGCCGAGCTGCCGCCGCTGAACATCTGCATTCAGGTCAACGTCAGTGGCGAAGCCAGCAAGTCCGGCTGTACGCCCGCCGACCTGCCGGCACTGGCTAACGCAATCAGCGCCCTGCCGCGCCTGACGTTGCGTGGTTTGATGGCGATCCCCGAACCGACTGACGACCGTGCCGAGCAGGATGCAGCCTTCGCGACAGTACGCGACCTGCAAGCGAGCCTGAACTTGGGCCTGGACACACTTTCTATGGGCATGAGCCACGACCTTGAATCAGCCATCGCCCAAGGCGCCACCTGGGTGCGGATCGGTACCGCCCTGTTTGGTGCCCGCGACTACGGCCAGCCGTGA
- the metW gene encoding methionine biosynthesis protein MetW, with protein MRADLEIIQDWIPAGSRVLDLGCGDGELLSWLRDNKQVTGYGLENDPDNIAQCVAKGINVIEQDLDKGLGNFASNSFDIVVMTQALQAVHYPDRILDEMLRVGRQCIITFPNFGHWRCRWYLATKGRMPVSDFLPYTWYNTPNIHFCTFEDFEALCGEREAKVINRLAVDQQHRHGWASKLWPNLLGEIGIYRVSSPGLTDHKIAV; from the coding sequence ATGAGAGCCGACCTGGAAATCATCCAAGACTGGATCCCCGCCGGCAGCCGCGTGCTCGACCTTGGCTGCGGTGATGGCGAACTGCTGAGCTGGCTGCGCGACAACAAGCAAGTCACCGGCTATGGCCTGGAAAACGACCCGGACAACATCGCCCAGTGCGTGGCCAAGGGCATCAACGTGATCGAGCAGGACCTGGACAAGGGTCTGGGCAACTTTGCCAGCAACAGCTTCGATATCGTGGTGATGACCCAGGCCCTGCAAGCGGTGCACTACCCGGACCGCATCCTCGACGAAATGCTGCGCGTGGGTCGCCAGTGCATCATCACCTTCCCCAACTTCGGCCACTGGCGCTGCCGCTGGTACCTGGCCACCAAGGGCCGGATGCCGGTGTCGGATTTCCTGCCGTACACGTGGTACAACACGCCGAACATCCACTTCTGCACCTTCGAAGACTTCGAAGCCTTGTGCGGCGAGCGTGAAGCCAAGGTGATCAACCGCCTTGCTGTCGATCAACAGCACCGCCACGGCTGGGCGAGTAAGCTATGGCCCAACCTATTGGGCGAAATTGGTATCTACCGGGTCAGCAGTCCTGGCCTCACAGACCACAAAATCGCCGTCTAA
- the rdgB gene encoding RdgB/HAM1 family non-canonical purine NTP pyrophosphatase: MMNLTQLVLASHNAGKLKELQAMLGESVQLRSIGEFSQVEPEETGLSFVENAILKARNAARISGLPALADDSGLAVDFLGGAPGIYSARYADGKGDAANNAKLLDALKGVPDAERGAQFVCVLALVRHADDPLPILCEGLWHGRILHTASGEHGFGYDPLFWVPERNVSSAELSPADKNQISHRARAMDLLRQRLSLK, from the coding sequence ATAATGAACCTGACCCAACTCGTACTGGCCAGCCATAACGCCGGCAAACTCAAAGAATTGCAGGCCATGCTCGGTGAATCCGTGCAATTGCGCTCGATTGGCGAATTCAGCCAGGTGGAGCCGGAAGAAACCGGCCTGTCGTTTGTCGAAAACGCCATCCTCAAGGCGCGCAATGCCGCGCGTATCTCCGGCTTGCCTGCATTGGCGGATGATTCGGGCCTGGCGGTGGATTTCCTCGGCGGCGCGCCGGGCATCTACTCGGCGCGTTACGCTGACGGCAAGGGCGACGCGGCCAACAACGCCAAGCTGCTGGACGCCCTCAAGGGCGTGCCGGATGCGGAACGTGGCGCGCAGTTCGTCTGCGTGCTGGCACTGGTGCGGCATGCCGATGACCCGTTGCCGATCCTCTGCGAAGGCCTGTGGCACGGGCGCATTCTGCATACAGCCAGTGGCGAGCATGGCTTCGGCTATGACCCGCTGTTCTGGGTGCCGGAGCGCAATGTCTCCAGCGCCGAACTGAGCCCGGCCGACAAGAACCAGATCAGCCACCGCGCCCGCGCAATGGATTTGCTGCGCCAACGCCTGAGCCTGAAATGA
- a CDS encoding DUF423 domain-containing protein encodes MLRSFLMLAAFFGFTGVALGAFAAHGLKNRLSAEYLAIFHTGVTYQLVHALALFCVALLAAHIPGRLIGWAGISFTVGILLFSGSLYALTLTGISKLGIITPFGGLAFLLGWFFLGLAAWRLQAI; translated from the coding sequence ATGCTGCGTAGCTTTCTGATGCTGGCTGCCTTTTTCGGCTTCACCGGCGTCGCCCTCGGCGCCTTTGCTGCTCACGGCCTGAAAAACCGCCTGAGCGCCGAGTACCTGGCGATCTTCCACACCGGCGTGACTTACCAACTGGTGCATGCCCTAGCGCTCTTCTGCGTGGCGTTGTTGGCTGCGCATATTCCTGGCCGACTGATCGGCTGGGCGGGTATCTCCTTTACTGTCGGCATCCTGCTGTTCTCCGGCAGTTTGTATGCGCTGACCCTGACCGGCATCAGCAAACTGGGGATCATCACGCCATTTGGCGGGCTGGCGTTTCTGCTCGGCTGGTTCTTCCTCGGTCTTGCTGCATGGCGCCTGCAGGCCATCTGA
- a CDS encoding type IV pilus twitching motility protein PilT, with the protein MDITELLTASVRRGASDLHLSAGLAPMLRVDGEVWPLEGPTLSPTQVADILSPLLNQHQQKDFETSLETDFAFELPGVARFRANVFQQNRGMGAVFRTIPAEVQSLEGLGLGEVFRRIAQLPRGLVLVTGPTGSGKSTTLAAMIDYLNQHRRQHILTLEDPIEFIHSPKMALINQRQVHRDTHSFSSALRSALREDPDVILVGELRDLETIRLALTAAETGHLVFGTLHTNSAAKTVGRLVDVFPVGEKAMVRSMLSESLQAVVSQVLVKKVGGGRVAAHEIMLGTPAIRNLIREDKVAQMVSAIQTGGALGMKTLDMSLKALVSEGLVSREEARGQARVPGDI; encoded by the coding sequence ATGGATATCACTGAACTGCTGACGGCCAGCGTGCGCCGTGGCGCCTCCGACCTGCATTTGTCAGCCGGCCTGGCGCCGATGCTGCGCGTCGATGGCGAAGTCTGGCCACTGGAAGGACCGACGCTTTCGCCTACGCAAGTTGCGGACATACTCAGCCCTTTGCTCAACCAGCACCAACAAAAGGATTTCGAAACATCTCTTGAAACGGATTTTGCCTTCGAACTGCCGGGCGTGGCGCGGTTCCGGGCCAATGTGTTTCAGCAGAACCGCGGCATGGGCGCGGTGTTTCGCACCATCCCCGCCGAGGTGCAGAGCCTGGAAGGCCTCGGGCTGGGCGAGGTGTTCCGGCGTATCGCGCAACTGCCGCGCGGCCTGGTGCTGGTGACCGGGCCGACCGGGTCGGGCAAGTCCACGACATTGGCGGCGATGATCGACTACCTCAACCAGCACCGGCGCCAGCACATCCTCACCCTGGAAGACCCCATCGAATTTATCCACAGCCCGAAAATGGCCCTGATCAACCAGCGGCAGGTACACCGAGATACCCACAGCTTTTCGTCGGCCCTGCGTTCCGCGCTGCGCGAAGACCCAGATGTGATCCTGGTAGGCGAGTTGCGCGACCTGGAAACCATCCGCCTGGCGCTGACGGCCGCTGAGACCGGGCACTTGGTGTTTGGCACCCTGCACACCAACTCGGCGGCAAAGACCGTGGGCCGGTTGGTGGACGTGTTCCCGGTGGGGGAAAAGGCCATGGTGCGCTCGATGCTCTCGGAGTCGCTACAGGCGGTGGTGTCGCAGGTGCTGGTAAAGAAGGTCGGCGGCGGGCGGGTGGCGGCTCACGAGATCATGCTGGGCACGCCAGCCATTCGTAACCTGATCCGCGAGGACAAAGTGGCGCAGATGGTCTCGGCGATTCAGACCGGTGGGGCGTTGGGGATGAAGACGTTGGACATGAGCTTGAAGGCGCTGGTCAGCGAGGGGCTGGTCAGCCGGGAGGAGGCGCGGGGGCAGGCGAGGGTGCCTGGGGATATCTAA
- the hemW gene encoding radical SAM family heme chaperone HemW, with protein sequence MTQNTSAQPLIHGGAQTPRAALPQLPPLALYIHIPWCVRKCPYCDFNSHTASKVLPEEEYVDALLADLDQDLHAVYGRELSSIFFGGGTPSLFSAAALGRLLKGVQARIPFAGDIEITLEANPGTFEQEKFVAYRKLGINRLSIGIQSFQQQKLEALGRIHNGDEAVRAAGMARQAGFDNFNLDLMHGLPDQSLDDALSDLRQAIALKPTHLSWYQLTLEPNTVFWNQPPALPEDDTLWDIQEAGQALLAEHGYAQYEVSAYAQPGRPARHNLNYWSFGDFIGIGAGAHGKLSHPDGRIVRTWKTRAPKDYLNPAKSFQAGAKELTNEELPFEFLMNALRLTEGVDAKLYAERTGLDLASLDAGRREAEQSGLMQVEPSRLAATDRGQLFLNDLLQTFLS encoded by the coding sequence ATGACCCAAAACACCTCTGCGCAGCCGCTGATCCACGGCGGCGCGCAAACACCTCGGGCGGCCCTGCCCCAGTTGCCGCCCTTGGCGCTGTACATCCACATCCCGTGGTGCGTGCGCAAATGCCCTTATTGCGACTTCAACTCCCACACCGCGAGCAAAGTGCTACCGGAAGAAGAGTATGTGGACGCTTTACTGGCTGACCTTGATCAAGACCTGCACGCGGTTTACGGCCGTGAACTCAGCTCGATCTTTTTCGGTGGCGGCACGCCGAGCCTGTTCAGCGCCGCCGCGCTGGGGCGCTTGCTCAAGGGTGTGCAAGCGCGTATCCCGTTTGCCGGCGACATCGAGATCACCCTGGAAGCCAACCCCGGGACCTTCGAGCAAGAGAAGTTCGTGGCATACCGCAAGCTGGGGATCAATCGTCTGTCCATCGGCATCCAGAGCTTCCAGCAGCAAAAGCTTGAGGCCCTGGGCCGCATTCACAATGGCGACGAAGCGGTGCGCGCAGCGGGCATGGCGCGCCAGGCCGGGTTCGATAACTTCAACTTGGACTTGATGCACGGCTTGCCCGATCAGTCCTTGGACGATGCCCTGAGCGACTTGCGCCAGGCTATCGCACTGAAGCCGACGCACTTGTCCTGGTACCAACTGACCCTGGAACCCAACACCGTGTTCTGGAACCAGCCGCCCGCGCTGCCGGAAGACGACACATTGTGGGACATCCAGGAAGCCGGCCAGGCGCTGCTGGCCGAACACGGTTACGCGCAATATGAAGTGTCGGCCTATGCCCAACCGGGTCGCCCGGCGCGGCATAACCTGAATTACTGGAGCTTCGGCGATTTTATCGGCATCGGCGCCGGTGCCCATGGCAAGCTCAGCCACCCGGACGGGCGCATCGTGCGCACCTGGAAGACCCGCGCACCGAAGGACTACCTCAACCCGGCCAAAAGCTTCCAGGCCGGGGCGAAAGAACTGACCAACGAAGAACTGCCGTTCGAGTTTCTGATGAACGCATTGCGGCTCACCGAAGGCGTTGACGCCAAGCTCTACGCCGAGCGCACCGGCCTTGATCTGGCGAGCCTGGACGCAGGCCGCCGTGAGGCAGAACAAAGTGGCTTAATGCAGGTCGAACCGTCACGCCTGGCGGCGACCGACCGCGGGCAACTCTTTCTCAATGACCTGTTGCAGACGTTTTTGAGCTGA
- a CDS encoding DUF3392 domain-containing protein produces the protein MDLVLDLLATVSRWSRSNLSEISLALVGCLLVLFGADIKGWVEARLGSIAGALRVPLMALVCMIGSGAALIYATPWIVRGLSQFNNYSLAPVLVVVLVLIGVVADRR, from the coding sequence ATGGATTTGGTACTCGACCTGCTCGCCACCGTCTCCCGCTGGAGCCGTAGCAACCTGTCGGAAATCTCCCTGGCCCTCGTCGGCTGCTTGCTGGTGCTGTTCGGCGCGGACATCAAAGGCTGGGTTGAGGCGCGACTGGGCAGCATCGCCGGTGCATTGCGCGTACCGTTGATGGCGCTGGTGTGCATGATCGGTAGCGGTGCGGCGTTGATCTATGCCACACCGTGGATTGTGCGGGGCCTGAGCCAGTTCAATAACTACAGCCTGGCACCCGTGTTGGTGGTGGTGCTGGTGTTGATTGGCGTCGTCGCAGACCGCCGCTGA
- a CDS encoding YggT family protein → MLGLNDAVIFIIKTLGSLYLLIVLMRFILQVVRANFYNPLCQFVVKATQPLLKPLRRIVPSMFGLDMSSLVLAFLLQLALFAVVVVLKGSRPDTVLMVPWALIGILSLFLKILFWSMIISVILSWVAPDSRSPGAELVKQITEPVLAPFRRWVPNLGGLDISPIFAFIALQLLQIWVIPYLAEFTGMPPLLYSLI, encoded by the coding sequence ATGCTCGGACTCAATGACGCTGTCATTTTCATCATCAAGACCCTGGGCAGCCTGTATCTGCTGATCGTACTGATGCGTTTTATCCTGCAGGTGGTGCGGGCGAACTTTTATAACCCGCTGTGCCAATTCGTGGTGAAAGCTACGCAACCGCTGCTCAAGCCACTGCGCCGCATCGTGCCGAGCATGTTTGGCCTGGACATGTCATCACTGGTCTTGGCGTTCCTGTTGCAGCTGGCACTTTTCGCGGTGGTCGTAGTGCTCAAGGGCTCGCGACCTGACACGGTGCTGATGGTGCCATGGGCGCTGATTGGTATCTTGTCGCTATTTTTGAAGATCCTGTTCTGGTCAATGATCATCAGCGTGATTTTGTCCTGGGTCGCTCCGGACAGCCGCAGCCCGGGTGCCGAGCTGGTTAAGCAGATCACCGAACCGGTACTTGCGCCGTTTCGTCGATGGGTGCCTAACCTGGGTGGCCTCGACATCTCGCCGATTTTTGCATTTATCGCGCTGCAGTTGCTGCAAATCTGGGTAATCCCCTACCTCGCCGAGTTCACCGGCATGCCGCCGCTGCTGTACAGCTTGATCTGA